A DNA window from Coffea arabica cultivar ET-39 chromosome 6c, Coffea Arabica ET-39 HiFi, whole genome shotgun sequence contains the following coding sequences:
- the LOC140008773 gene encoding uncharacterized protein produces MGKFLRKTKMWLLTWSVDTVEKQITPKAIVGGKGGSGDNQVTNCPRKQSLENSTQPLDGTKSKPAKERGDRTNVPAKVYALDNRQAPDSSEATEGKATEGRSKGLRLGFSTACMEGPPWPPPATGGTSGGTAASRSFADVIAGSCRLEPSVPDLGRCATHRGEPALLLSQNDLHLLSTPFKNALVGRFPFRRPPMEAIRGFFVSLGLKGDCDVGLLDLNHVLIRPSTAEDFTRLFVRRSWFVKGAQMLVSKWTLDFKAHQDSTFAPVWVSMPALPLPLFNSVYIAKLAGMLRRCLKIDSATVKLKRPSVARVLIEMDVSKQPPHRIWIEEDQEGFWQEVEYESWPKFCGFCARFGHDDGEGFRQHPDLKPVNRKVTARGNTKEVYRAKGTIDTNGPGLGLLKSGECHQHPEALVAGHSNEGKLVPGAMGRNAHVEMEGTETAEQQPAHNPASDLQDPKGASTLVEAFLPSVAVEVIASTEIAGFLTTSGEIAANESPSRESLEELHGGERVKCGNNFAVLQSLSDLEVRDVDRIFSSSACEGRSAKLRHRRQCSDGDIPGEAAPWEQLKHFQRVLHQRLSAARSGSSQRGVEDNVEGLEQPVTAEQGIPGARHKGGRPARADTNQETPQLEVVRRFLGFDKALGALNNKAWVLWYNEMSLSFREMAEQLLHMNIVFSSGCSLQFSAVYARCSRVGRRELWAAMESLAGEVLGPWLLAGDFNVISCMEERVGGAPANEANMEEFNESIGNCGLSEVPFDGAEFTWTNGRMWQRLDRALMNQEWVDGYDLSHVSHLARGRSDHAPLLICCQNGSPSKRSFKFLSVWRHHTGFKDVVQKSWEMPAEGEGMTRFYNKLRAVKGGLQVWNAQVFGNIFNKVKAAEAVLKQREEEFDNGRGSVSRAALEEAKAVHARSLAEECEYWRQKAGIRWLQDLAGP; encoded by the exons ATGGGGAAATTTCTCAGGAAAACCAAAATGTGGCTTCTCACTTggtctgtggatactgtggaaaagcAAATCACGCCGAAAgcaattgttggaggaaagggcggaagtggtGATAATCAAGTTACTAACTGCCCGAGGAAACAGTCACTAGAGAATAGTACTCAACCACTGGATGGAACCAAATCAAAACCAGCGAAGGAAAGAGGGGACCGAACAAATGtaccggcaaaggtttatgccTTGGACAACCGACAAgctccggactcgtctgaggccaCTGAAGGTAAGGccactgaag GAAGGTCTAAGGGGCTGCGATTAGGGTTTAGCACGGCTTGCATGGAGGGTCCTCCGTGGCCACCGCCGGCCACAGGGGGCACTTCTGGAGGGACAGCTGCGTCCAGGTCTTTTGCCGACGTGATTGCAGGTTCATGCCGGTTGGAGCCATCTGTTCCAGATCTGGGGCGTTGTGCGACTCATCGAGGAGAACCAGCGCTGCTACTTTCTCAGAATGATCTGCACCTGTTGTCGACACCATTCAAAAACGCACTGGTGGGACGGTTTCCATTTCGAAGGCCTCCAATGGAGGCCATTCGGGGTTTTTTTGTGTCTCTGGGGCTCAAGGGAGATTGTGATGTTGGCCTTTTAGATTTGAATCACGTTCTGATCAGGCCATCAACTGCGGAGGATTTCACAAGGCTGTTCGTGCGCCGTTCCTGGTTTGTGAAGGGCGCACAGATGCTGGTTTCAAAATGGACTTTGGACTTTAAAGCCCATCAGGATTCGACTTTTGCGCCTGTATGGGTGTCCATGCCAGCGCTACCTTTGCCTTTATTCAATTCGGTGTACATTGCCAAACTAGCAGGTATGCTGAGGAGATGTCTGAAGATTGACTCGGCGACAGTGAAGCTCAAAAGGCCCTCGGTTGCGAGGGTTCTGATTGAGATGGACGTGTCGAAGCAACCCCCTCACCGCATCTGGATTGAGGAGGATCAGGAGGGGTTCTGGCAGGAGGTGGAGTATGAATCTTGGCCAAAATTTTGTGGTTTTTGTGCTCGTTTTGGTCATGATGATGGAGAAGGTTTTAGACAACACCCAGATCTGAAACCTGTAAACAGGAAGGTTACGGCGAGAGGGAATACCAAGGAGGTTTACCGGGCTAAGGGTACCATTGACACTAATGGGCCTGGTTTAGGGCTCCTAAAGAGTGGGGAGTGTCATCAGCATCCGGAGGCATTGGTTGCTGGTCACAGCAATGAGGGGAAGCTTGTTCCTGGTGCCATGGGGAGGAATGCACACGTTGAGATGGAAGGGACGGAGACTGCAGAGCAACAGCCGGCGCATAACCCAGCGTCGGATTTACAGGATCCGAAGGGGGCCTCTACTTTGGTGGAGGCTTTTCTGCCGTCGGTAGCTGTTGAAGTGATTGCTAGTACTGAGATTGCTGGTTTTTTGACAACTTCGGGCGAAATTGCTGCAAATGAGTCGCCGTCGAGGGAGTCATTAGAGGAGCTGCATGGCGGGGAGAGGGTGAAGTGTGGGAATAACTTTGCTGTTTTACAATCTCTTTCAGATCTGGAAGTTCGGGATGTCGATCGCATCTTTTCCAGTTCGGCGTGTGAGGGTCGGAGTGCTAAGCTGAGACATAGACGTCAATGCTCTGACGGGGACATACCGGGGGAGGCTGCGCCGTGGGAGCAATTAAAACATTTTCAGAGAGTGTTGCATCAAAGGCTATCCGCGGCTCGGTCAGGCTCGAGTCAGAGGGGTGTGGAGGATAATGTGGAAGGGTTGGAGCAGCCAGTGACTGCGGAGCAGGGAATCCCAGGAGCTAGGCACAAGGGAGGTCGGCCGGCAAGGGCAGATACCAATCAGG AGACCCCACAACTTGAGGTGGTACGTCGGTTTCTTGGGTTTGATAAGGCTTTGGGGGCATTGAATAACAAGGCGTGGGTTTTGTGGTATAATGAGATGTCTTTGAGCTTCAGGGAAATGGCGGAACAATTGCTGCACATGAACATCGTGTTTTCATCTGGATGTTCGCTGCAATTCTCGGCAGTCTATGCTAGGTGCTCGAGGGTGGGGCGACGCGAGCTGTGGGCAGCAATGGAAAGTTTGGCAGGCGAGGTGCTGGGGCCTTGGTTACTAGCAGGGGACTTTAATGTTATCTCCTGTATGGAGGAGCGTGTGGGAGGAGCCCCGGCTAATGAAGCAAATATGGAAGAATTCAATGAGTCTATTGGTAATTGTGGTTTGTCTGAGGTTCCTTTTGATGGCGCTGAATTCACCTGGACGAATGGGAGGATGTGGCAGCGTTTGGATAGGGCCTTAATGAACCAGGAGTGGGTGGATGGGTATGATCTCTCGCATGTCTCACATTTGGCCAGGGGACGTTCGGATCATGCTCCACTGCTGATTTGTTGTCAGAATGGGAGTCCCAGCAAACGGTCATTCAAATTTCTAAGTGTCTGGCGGCATCATACGGGTTTCAAGGATGTGGTGCAGAAAAGTTGGGAGATGCCGGCCGAGGGTGAGGGTATGACGAGGTTTTATAACAAATTACGGGCGGTGAAGGGTGGGCTGCAAGTTTGGAACGCCCAGGTTTTTGGGAACATTTTTAATAAGGTGAAGGCGGCTGAGGCAGTTTTGAAACAACGTGAGGAGGAGTTTGACAATGGTCGAGGGTCAGTTTCCAGGGCTGCATTGGAGGAGGCAAAGGCGGTTCATGCAAGGAGCTTGGCAGAGGAATGTGAGTACTGGAGACAGAAGGCGGGCATCAGATGGTTACAGGATCTGGCAGGCCCATAG